In Mycobacterium sp. JS623, one genomic interval encodes:
- a CDS encoding helicase HerA-like domain-containing protein: MPTESTATPAQQIAAGYATEGPALELGAVVVDGVCDPTAQVRIPLATVNRHGLVAGATGTGKTKSLQVIAEQLSAAGVPVVMADIKGDLSGLSQAGESNDKVQQRSKDTGDSWTPTAFPVEFLSLGTSGIGVPVRATMTSFGPILLSKVLGLNPTQESTLGLIFHWADQKGLALLDLKDLRAVIQFLTSDEGKEELKAIGAVSAATAGVILRALINLEAEGADTFFGEPELEPSDLMRTDTQGRGVITLLELGDQAARPVMFSTFLMWVLADLFTALPEVGDVDKPKLVFMFDEAHLLFTDASKAFLEQVEQTVKLIRSKGVGVFFCTQLPTDVPNDVLSQLGARIQHALRAFTPDDQKALTKTVRTYPKTDVYDLEKALTSLGIGEAIVTVLSEKGAPTPVAWTRMRSPRSLMGAIGNDAIAAAAKASPLQAKYGQTIDPQSAYEILQNKVAPPPAGAPVDAPPPPAGEPPAPASAEGEAKSRDGVEGSMVQEVIQSTAFKSFLRSAATVAGREITRSIFGTGRRRR; the protein is encoded by the coding sequence ATGCCCACCGAGTCGACAGCCACCCCCGCTCAGCAGATCGCCGCAGGTTATGCCACCGAAGGGCCCGCGTTGGAATTGGGCGCCGTCGTCGTCGACGGGGTTTGCGACCCGACCGCGCAGGTCCGCATCCCGCTGGCCACCGTCAACCGCCATGGCCTGGTCGCAGGCGCCACCGGCACCGGCAAGACCAAGTCGCTGCAGGTGATCGCCGAACAACTGTCCGCGGCGGGCGTGCCCGTGGTGATGGCCGATATCAAGGGTGACCTGTCCGGCCTCTCACAGGCGGGGGAATCCAACGACAAGGTCCAGCAGCGCAGCAAGGACACCGGCGATTCGTGGACGCCGACGGCGTTCCCGGTGGAGTTCCTCTCGCTCGGCACTTCGGGCATCGGTGTGCCGGTCCGCGCGACGATGACCAGCTTCGGGCCGATCCTGTTATCAAAAGTGTTGGGGCTCAACCCAACTCAGGAGTCCACCCTGGGCCTGATCTTTCACTGGGCCGACCAGAAGGGCCTAGCGCTGCTCGACCTCAAGGACTTGCGCGCGGTCATCCAATTCCTCACCAGCGATGAGGGCAAGGAAGAGCTCAAGGCGATCGGCGCGGTTTCCGCCGCGACGGCAGGCGTGATCCTGCGGGCGCTGATCAACCTGGAGGCCGAGGGCGCGGACACGTTCTTCGGCGAGCCGGAGCTCGAGCCCAGTGACCTGATGCGCACCGACACGCAGGGCCGCGGCGTCATCACGCTGCTGGAGCTCGGCGATCAGGCTGCCCGCCCGGTGATGTTCTCGACCTTCCTGATGTGGGTGCTTGCCGATCTGTTCACCGCGCTGCCCGAGGTCGGTGACGTCGACAAGCCCAAGCTGGTGTTCATGTTCGACGAGGCGCATTTGCTGTTCACCGACGCGTCCAAGGCGTTCCTCGAGCAGGTCGAGCAGACCGTGAAGCTGATCCGGTCGAAGGGTGTTGGCGTGTTCTTCTGCACGCAACTGCCCACCGACGTCCCCAACGACGTGCTCAGTCAGCTCGGCGCGCGTATCCAGCACGCGTTGCGCGCGTTCACACCTGACGATCAGAAGGCGCTCACCAAGACGGTGCGCACCTACCCGAAGACCGACGTGTACGACCTGGAGAAGGCGCTGACTTCGCTTGGTATCGGCGAGGCGATCGTGACGGTGCTCTCGGAAAAGGGCGCGCCGACGCCGGTGGCGTGGACGCGGATGCGCTCGCCGCGTTCGCTGATGGGTGCGATCGGCAACGACGCGATCGCTGCGGCCGCGAAAGCCAGTCCGCTGCAAGCGAAATACGGCCAGACGATCGACCCGCAATCGGCCTACGAGATCTTGCAGAACAAGGTCGCACCACCGCCCGCGGGCGCTCCCGTCGACGCCCCGCCACCGCCCGCCGGGGAACCGCCGGCCCCCGCCAGCGCCGAGGGTGAGGCCAAGAGTCGCGACGGAGTTGAGGGCAGCATGGTGCAAGAGGTCATCCAGAGCACGGCGTTCAAGAGCTTCTTGCGGTCGGCGGCGACGGTGGCTGGCCGCGAGATCACGCGCAGCATTTTCGGCACCGGCCGTCGACGCCGCTAG
- the orn gene encoding oligoribonuclease: MRDELVWIDCEMTGLDLKTDRLIEIAVLVTDADLNILGEGIDVVIHAEDAALSSMIPVVTDMHTRSGLIEEVRASTVDLGTAEEQVLDYIRTHVKQAKTAPLAGNSIATDRGFIARDMPKLDDYLHYRMIDVSSIKELCRRWYPRIYFGQPEKGLAHRALADIHESIRELQYYRRTAFVPAPGPSTSEIAEIAAELGPPNGESGDIDSAAERPSG, encoded by the coding sequence GTGCGTGACGAACTGGTATGGATCGACTGTGAGATGACCGGCCTTGACCTCAAGACCGACCGGCTCATCGAGATCGCGGTGCTGGTCACCGACGCCGACCTCAACATCCTCGGTGAGGGCATCGACGTAGTGATTCACGCCGAGGATGCCGCGTTGTCGTCGATGATTCCCGTCGTCACCGATATGCACACGCGCTCGGGCCTGATCGAGGAAGTCCGCGCGTCGACCGTCGACCTCGGCACGGCCGAAGAACAGGTGCTCGACTACATCCGCACCCATGTCAAGCAGGCGAAGACGGCTCCGTTGGCGGGCAACTCGATTGCCACCGACCGCGGCTTCATCGCCCGCGACATGCCCAAGCTCGACGACTATCTGCACTACCGGATGATCGACGTCAGCTCGATCAAGGAGTTGTGCCGGCGCTGGTATCCGCGCATCTACTTCGGCCAGCCGGAGAAGGGCCTGGCACATCGGGCGCTGGCCGATATCCACGAGTCCATTCGCGAGTTGCAGTACTACCGCCGCACGGCGTTCGTACCCGCGCCGGGCCCGTCGACCAGCGAAATCGCGGAGATCGCCGCCGAACTCGGCCCCCCGAACGGCGAGTCGGGCGATATCGATTCGGCTGCGGAGCGCCCCAGCGGCTAA
- a CDS encoding heavy metal-binding domain-containing protein — protein MQPGPNPIDPVANERLSHAGKLFTSDLSINEFALLRGAGFEPIELVMGASVYHVGFQFTNLKQQAELTVLTEATYRARWNALGRMQAEADALGADGVVGVRLEWRHVGEGEHLEFIAVGTAVRYTAKPGAYRRATGQAFSSHLSGQDMATLLRSGYTPVAFVMGNCVFHVAVQGLMQSLRQVGRNVEMPQWTQGSYQSRELAMSRMQAEAERDGADGVVGVHFAVSNYAWGHHTVEFYVAGTAVRRTGNGETIAPSFVLPMSG, from the coding sequence ATGCAGCCTGGCCCGAACCCGATTGACCCAGTTGCCAACGAACGGTTGTCTCACGCGGGCAAGCTGTTCACGTCGGACTTGTCAATCAACGAGTTCGCGCTCCTGCGCGGCGCCGGGTTTGAACCGATCGAACTCGTCATGGGCGCGTCGGTCTACCACGTCGGCTTTCAGTTCACCAACCTCAAGCAGCAAGCGGAGTTGACCGTCCTCACCGAGGCGACATACCGCGCCCGCTGGAATGCATTGGGGCGCATGCAAGCCGAGGCCGACGCGCTTGGCGCCGATGGCGTCGTCGGTGTCCGGCTCGAATGGCGCCACGTCGGGGAGGGCGAGCATCTCGAGTTCATCGCTGTCGGAACCGCCGTGCGATATACCGCCAAACCCGGCGCGTATCGGCGCGCCACTGGACAAGCCTTCAGCAGTCATCTCTCCGGTCAGGACATGGCCACACTACTGCGTAGTGGATACACACCGGTCGCCTTCGTCATGGGCAACTGTGTCTTTCACGTTGCCGTGCAAGGTCTTATGCAGTCCCTGCGTCAGGTCGGCCGCAACGTGGAAATGCCCCAGTGGACGCAGGGCAGCTACCAGTCGCGTGAACTCGCGATGTCTCGCATGCAAGCCGAGGCCGAACGCGACGGCGCAGATGGCGTCGTTGGCGTGCATTTCGCCGTGTCGAATTACGCGTGGGGCCATCACACCGTCGAGTTCTACGTGGCCGGCACCGCTGTGCGCCGCACCGGCAATGGGGAAACGATCGCGCCGTCGTTCGTGCTGCCGATGAGCGGGTGA
- a CDS encoding DUF5073 family protein: MTAFDSERVSTTITSALAGPGGVSLVVKVFDGVPGVVHHPVKRGLLRREPERTQIGDWRYEVTQDGRLRAAHLVHGIVIAEDTLAAAEVGPHIARALGQIAARYGATVLPNIDAALEALSAGL; this comes from the coding sequence ATGACTGCTTTCGATTCCGAGCGTGTAAGCACCACGATCACTTCCGCACTCGCCGGACCCGGCGGAGTTTCCTTGGTGGTCAAGGTGTTTGATGGAGTGCCCGGAGTGGTCCACCACCCCGTGAAGCGGGGCCTGTTGCGGCGAGAGCCCGAACGCACTCAGATTGGTGACTGGCGCTACGAGGTCACACAGGATGGCCGTTTGCGCGCAGCGCACCTGGTCCACGGCATCGTCATCGCCGAGGACACACTTGCCGCCGCTGAGGTAGGCCCGCACATTGCGCGCGCGCTGGGCCAGATTGCCGCCCGCTATGGAGCAACCGTCCTGCCGAATATCGACGCTGCTCTCGAAGCGCTCAGCGCCGGCCTCTAA
- a CDS encoding L,D-transpeptidase, which produces MGQVKRAARPGRMRAWLVAAAVIPGLVLGLGACSSSQPTPPQQPKVITDKGTPYGDLLVPKLAASVKDGAVGVSVESPVTVSAEDGVLGAVTMVNAEDGTPVAGRLSPDGLVWSTTDPLGYNERYTLSAQALGLGGVTSQQMTFQTHSPANLTMAYVLPNDGEVVGVGQPVAVQFDENITDRLAAQKAIKITTNPSVEGAFYWLNNREVRWRPAQYWKPGTTVDVAVNIYGADLGDGLFGQENVKTRFTIGDEVIATADDNTKIVTVRRNGEVIKTMPTSMGKDSTPTNHGVYIVGARFTHIVMDSSTYGVPVNSPNGYRTDVDWATQISYSGIFVHSAPWSVGSQGYSNTSHGCLNVSPSNAVWFYNNTKRGDIVEVVNTVGSTLPGTDGLGDWNIPWEQWKAGNAST; this is translated from the coding sequence ATGGGGCAGGTCAAGCGGGCGGCCCGTCCGGGTCGTATGCGTGCCTGGCTCGTCGCCGCGGCAGTGATTCCGGGCTTGGTCCTGGGGCTAGGCGCCTGCAGCAGCAGTCAACCCACCCCGCCGCAGCAGCCCAAGGTCATCACCGACAAGGGCACGCCCTACGGCGATCTGCTGGTGCCCAAGCTCGCCGCGTCGGTCAAGGATGGCGCGGTCGGCGTGAGCGTCGAATCGCCCGTCACAGTCAGCGCCGAGGACGGCGTGCTTGGCGCCGTCACGATGGTCAACGCCGAGGACGGCACCCCGGTCGCTGGGCGGCTCAGCCCCGACGGCCTGGTGTGGTCGACGACCGATCCGCTTGGCTACAACGAGCGCTACACGCTCAGCGCGCAGGCGCTGGGCCTCGGCGGGGTCACCAGTCAGCAGATGACGTTCCAGACGCATTCACCGGCGAACCTGACGATGGCCTACGTGCTGCCGAACGACGGCGAGGTGGTCGGCGTCGGGCAACCGGTGGCGGTGCAGTTCGATGAGAACATCACCGACCGGTTGGCCGCGCAGAAGGCGATCAAGATCACGACGAACCCTTCCGTCGAAGGCGCGTTCTACTGGCTGAACAACCGCGAAGTGCGTTGGCGCCCAGCGCAATACTGGAAGCCGGGCACCACGGTCGATGTTGCGGTGAACATCTATGGTGCCGATCTCGGCGACGGGCTTTTCGGTCAGGAGAACGTCAAGACGCGCTTCACGATCGGCGATGAGGTGATCGCGACCGCCGATGACAACACGAAGATCGTGACGGTCCGGCGCAACGGTGAAGTCATCAAGACCATGCCTACGTCGATGGGCAAGGACAGCACCCCGACCAACCACGGCGTCTACATCGTCGGCGCCCGGTTCACGCACATCGTCATGGATTCGTCGACCTATGGCGTGCCGGTCAACTCGCCCAACGGCTATCGAACCGATGTGGACTGGGCGACGCAGATCAGCTACAGCGGCATCTTCGTGCATTCCGCGCCGTGGTCGGTGGGCAGCCAGGGCTACAGCAATACCAGCCACGGCTGCCTCAACGTGAGCCCGAGCAACGCTGTCTGGTTCTACAACAACACCAAGCGCGGCGACATCGTCGAGGTCGTCAACACGGTCGGTTCGACGTTGCCAGGCACCGATGGCCTTGGCGACTGGAACATTCCGTGGGAGCAATGGAAAGCGGGCAACGCCAGCACCTGA
- a CDS encoding DUF3618 domain-containing protein: protein MADRDPDTIKRDIDQARDQLAATVDTLAVRANPQRIANDIKAGVVRFLKKPAVAASLAGVGAVVVVVVVRRVRRR, encoded by the coding sequence GTGGCGGACCGCGATCCCGACACCATCAAGCGGGACATCGATCAGGCGCGCGATCAGTTGGCCGCGACTGTCGACACCCTCGCAGTGCGTGCCAATCCGCAGAGAATCGCCAACGACATCAAGGCCGGCGTGGTCCGGTTCTTGAAGAAGCCTGCTGTCGCGGCCTCGCTGGCAGGCGTCGGCGCCGTCGTTGTGGTTGTTGTCGTTCGCCGCGTCCGGCGGCGCTGA